The genomic region AATGACCAGGAGGATGTAAAGTCAGTGGACCAAGGCTTTGACCAGTATGACATCCCTTATGACTTCATATGGCTTGACATTGAGCATGCAGATGGCAAGCGCTACTTCACCTGGGATCCCCATAAGTTCTCTCAGCCTAAAGAGATGCTTCAGGGCCTAATGGACAAGAGACGCAAGGTCAGCCACAGTTGTTTGTATAATTGTAGTAACATATGATTTTCTTTTAAACATTCATAAGTTTGGAGATGCCTGAAAGATTTTTCTGATTGCAATTTTGTTTATAGATGGTGGCTATAGTAGATCCCCACATTAAGGTTGATAGTGGCTACAAGATCCACAACGAGATTACTGCTAAGGACTTCTACACTAAGAGCAAAGATGGTGGAAATTATGAAGGCTGGTGCTGGCCAGGTgagtttgtttttaaatgttatgtccTTATAGTGCTTAAAAAAGTTCTAGGttgttatttttgtgtttttgaacgaagtctcttatgctcaccaaaaatgtcacaaaatctcacagtaatattgtgaaatattacaattttagagaactgtttctttaaaaaaagaataaaaataaatatatatgtgtgtgtgtgtgtgtgaaaatgtaattttcattTCTGTGATGGAAAAGCTGATATTCAGCAGCATTACTCCAtctttttactgtcacttttgatcaatttaaggcatccttgctgaataaaagtgttaATTTCTTTAGAAGAAAAGCTTTCTAAgctcaaatatttaattttcacTATGACTTAAACATATATGTGGGATTTgtgataagatgcttaatataaAATGCATTGTattcaaaaaaatttttttttttttgctttttgctTTGACCTGGTCTTATTACAGGAAACTCTGGTTACCCAGACTTTACAAATCCAGAAATGCGGGCTTGGTGGGCCAGCATGTTTGCCTATGATCAGTATGAGGTGAGACTTTTCTGTTGTCAATCTCAAAAGTAAGAGCCCTGATATAGAACAATGAAACTTGAATCTTAACAGTTTAGACCAAAAGGATTGATAAGATTGAATGATTTCCTTATCATTCTAATGGTTGCAGATAAATTATTCAAGCAGATGTTGTAGCTCAACCTGTTTCTCCCCTCATTTCACCCAAACAGGATGTGATTATGGTTTTATGTCTTATGCTCCATTTCCTCTTTACATTTGACTGCTCGAGAAGAGTGTGAAGTGCTTATGCTCACAAAATCAAAGcgcaataaaaagttaaaagcGGAATACACAAACAGATTTTGCCCATATATGTTTATATCAAGGCTGTACACCAAACTGTGAATGACATAAATAATGGTCTAATGTCTCCCGTTCCAATGAATGACACAATAATATAGTGTATCTTCCTAGTGGTTTTGTGATGTTGCGCAGTTTTGGACATAGCATAAATAGTCAAATTCATTTTTCATTAGAGGTTGTTGTCTCACATCTGGTTAGGACACAATGTTATCAGTGAAAACGACAACATTGTCACAATTCTTTTCAGGGCTCAATGGAGAACCTCTTtacttggaatgacatgaatgAACCGTCCGTGTTCAATGGCCCAGAAGTCACTATGCACAAAGATGCGCTACATGGAAACTGGGAGCACAGAGACATACACAATATCTATGGACTTTATGTGGTGAGGAACTCTACATGTTTTTTCTTATACATCTTGCagataatttataataatttataacttCCAATACAAGGACAAACATCAATAATGttacaattattttacataatacatttaaataatctaCCACCAGCATTCAGTGTTCTTCAGAAATAGATTTTCTTTTCCTTCATTTGctctttgtattattttatagcAAATGGCCACTGCCGCAGGTCAGATTCAACGATCTGGTGGAGTTGAAAGGCCCTTTGTGCTGACCAGAGCCTTTTTTGCCGGCTCTCAGCGATATGGTAAATTCATGTAGTTGTTTGTGCACACTAAATTTAAATCCTGAAACACCATCATCATTGTACATGTTTTGTGCAAGAAACATTTGTGAATTTGTGTGGGTTTGTGAATTTTCATCAGGTGCTGTCTGGACTGGTGATAATGCAGCTGAGTGGGACCATCTGAAAATTTCTATTCCTATGTGTCTCAGTCTTGGGCTTGTGGGAATCTCGTTTTGTGGAGGTCTGTAATTAACTTTGTAGTGGTGATAAGTAGGCCcaaattaaatttaattttctGTGCTGATTTTGGGGGAAATGCTAAAATATGTATTACAGTTTTACTTGTAGCTGAAAGCACAATCAAATCaggcaaaacatttaatagCGCAAACAATTTGTGGGGGTATGTGTATATTTTGAATATATGTTTTCATTCTGCCCCAAGTTTGCAGACATATTTCATGTATAATGCAAAGTATATGTAACAATATCTTTCTGTGTTTTGTAATAATGCTAATAATTGATATCTTTTCTTTCATACAGCTGATGTAGGTGGCTTTTTTAAGAATCCCAGCACTGAGCTTCTGGTTCGCTGGTACCAAACGGGTGCATATCAGCCATTCTTCCGTGCTCATGCCCATCTAGACACCCCACGCAGGGAACCCTGGCTCTTTGGTCCAGAGAACACGGCGCTCATCCGCGAAGCAGTCCGGCAGCGTTATGCTCTTCTGCCATACTGGTACCAGCTGTTCTACCATGCACACAGAACCGGAATGCCAGTCATGAGGTGAGTGCAGTCCCTGTGATTGCTTGTTTAGAATATTGCTCATTACTTCAAGGATGCTGGATTGTTTGTATAGTACTCCATTTTACATTGGTGTTCTGTTTCCTTTCTGTCATGTCTTAGACCTCTTTGGGTTGATTATCCTAAGGATACAGCAACTTTTACCATTGATGACGAATTCCTAATTGGTGAGAGAAGTTTTTAGTTTGTCTAATATCAGTCAATCTGTAATTCTATAAAGGACTATTTAAatctttttctgtttttgttgttgtttaggAAGGGATTTATTGGTTCATCCAGTCACAGAGGAAGGGTCTCGTGGTGTCACAGCCTATCTTCCTGGAGCCGAAGAGGTAATACTGTTGACATACAGACTGAATGATATCAAAATCTTTCCAAACAAAAATATTGATGATTAATGCACTCTGTGATCTGTACAATTCGTGCAACAAATTCTCTCAGTAATTCGCCACCAACTAGTCATAAAAATTAGCCAATCATAGTTCATGGACCATGACAGACAATAAACATGGCCAATTACATAACTAAAGCTTATTTGCCTGTATTTggtttgtttttacattaaaaagtgGTCAAAACTGTGTTCATCATGAGAGGTTTAATGTTAGAATGAatggaaatgtataataatttgCGTTATATAAGCTCTCTCATGATCTAACTCGTGTTCTTTTACTCACATCATCATTTCCCTTCTTGTTTTGTTGTCCATATCCAGGTTTGGTATGATGTCCACACCTTTCAAAAACACAATGGTGTGCAGAATCTATACATCCCAGTCACTCTTAGCTCTGTAAGAAGCTTTCgttgttcaaaaaaaaaacattgtttcttGTCTTAAATGTTAATATCCACTATAATTCCTTTGCccttttattttctattttagatCCCGGTGTTCCAGCGTGGTGGTTCTATCATCCCTCGGAAGGACAGAGTTCGAAGGTCATCTGCATGCATGGAAAATGACCCATACACCTTGTATGTGGCCCTTAGCCCTAAGGTATAGAGCTAATTCTCTCTGTTGACTAATTAAACAAATTGTGTACCAGAATAAAATGTCAGATtaacttctttttttctctcactctctctttaGAAATTTGCTGAAGGTGAGCTGTACATTGATGATGGCCATAGTTTTAACTATGAAACAAAGACAGAATTAATTCACCGGAGATTCACCTTTGCCAATAATGCTCTCACCTCCAGGTATTTATATTAATCTGTCTTGGCCAAGCATTTTTAGATTCAATTTTGTACAACTTGCAGCAGAAagttttaactaaaaaaaatgtttcatttatAATTTCAGCAACCTGTGCCCAGACTGTAAATTCTCAACTTCATCATGGATTGAAAAAGTCCTCA from Pseudorasbora parva isolate DD20220531a chromosome 11, ASM2467924v1, whole genome shotgun sequence harbors:
- the ganabb gene encoding neutral alpha-glucosidase AB yields the protein MAVISIERMGLLSVVCVCLFFSSTFAVDRGNFKTCDQSAFCKRQRVLKPGQSPYRALLDTLELSDSRLTLQLINDNNKVHLLLELYRLQGNMTRVKINELKPLKPRFEVPDVLIAEPPTEPLSFLSKDENGIVLSLGAESQRLIVSARPFRLDIMEGPEVLLSLNSRGLLAFEHLRLRKDTQAQPDAEVKESIDGDQQQDEGEKDDDGENDKEEDGLWEETFKSHTDTKRYGPTSISLDFSLPGIEHVYGIPEHADNLKLKTTDGGDPYRLYNLDVFQYELYNPMALYGSVPVIIAHNTQRTMGIFWLNAAETWVDISSNTAGKTVFGKMLDFVQGSSETPQTDIRWISESGIIDVFIMLGPKPSDVFAQYASLTGTQSFPPLASLGYHQCRWNYNDQEDVKSVDQGFDQYDIPYDFIWLDIEHADGKRYFTWDPHKFSQPKEMLQGLMDKRRKMVAIVDPHIKVDSGYKIHNEITAKDFYTKSKDGGNYEGWCWPGNSGYPDFTNPEMRAWWASMFAYDQYEGSMENLFTWNDMNEPSVFNGPEVTMHKDALHGNWEHRDIHNIYGLYVQMATAAGQIQRSGGVERPFVLTRAFFAGSQRYGAVWTGDNAAEWDHLKISIPMCLSLGLVGISFCGADVGGFFKNPSTELLVRWYQTGAYQPFFRAHAHLDTPRREPWLFGPENTALIREAVRQRYALLPYWYQLFYHAHRTGMPVMRPLWVDYPKDTATFTIDDEFLIGRDLLVHPVTEEGSRGVTAYLPGAEEVWYDVHTFQKHNGVQNLYIPVTLSSIPVFQRGGSIIPRKDRVRRSSACMENDPYTLYVALSPKKFAEGELYIDDGHSFNYETKTELIHRRFTFANNALTSSNLCPDCKFSTSSWIEKVLILGASKPRKVLLKMDGKETSVEFEFDTSMSVLTLRKPGMNAGNDFTLLLQ